The following proteins are co-located in the Bradysia coprophila strain Holo2 chromosome X unlocalized genomic scaffold, BU_Bcop_v1 contig_130, whole genome shotgun sequence genome:
- the LOC119067928 gene encoding uridine diphosphate glucose pyrophosphatase NUDT14-like, with amino-acid sequence MDNITNVRCGAMPENSGLLKTFRMYYVQNNVKKDWDLVQVDDTISVIIYNKTTEKLIFEKRFEPVVLYDETKKFECKSAEDAGVKYPAELGFTVQLCTRTVDKDLPLNEIAQEQIERMCGYKISVDRIEQAMTYRSDVGAAGAEETLFYCEVTNADKIGKATGVDSDDKFVEIVEMSIQEVEQMVARIANDRVPPTCLMGMFWFLRNKAAARH; translated from the exons ATGGACAATATTACAAATGTACGGTGTGGTGCTATGCCTGAAAATTCTGGTTTGTTGAAGACATTTCGTAT GTATTACGTTCAGAATAATGTCAAGAAGGATTGGGACCTGGTGCAAGTGGATGACACCATTTCAGTgataatttataataaaacgaCAGAGAAGCtcattttcgaaaaacgaTTTGAGCCag TGGTCCTTTACGATGagacaaaaaagtttgaatGCAAAAGTGCGGAAGACGCGGGGGTAAAATATCCAGCAGAGCTTGGTTTTACAGTACAACTGTGTACAAGAACTGTGGACAAAGATTTGCCCTTGAACGAAATAGCACAAGAGCAAATCGAACGAATGTGCGGCTATAAAATCTCCGTAGATAGAATCGAGCAGGCGATGACGTATCG ATCTGATGTTGGTGCTGCCGGCGCCGAAGAGACATTGTTTTATTGTGAAGTAACGAATGCAGATAAGATTGGAAAGGCGACTGGTGTGGACTCGGATG ATaaatttgtggaaattgttgaGATGTCGATACAGGAAGTCGAGCAAATGGTGGCACGAATAGCGAACGATCGCGTACCACCAACTTGTCTGATGGGTATGTTCTGGTTCTTGCGTAATAAGGCTGCGGCAAGGCATTGA
- the LOC119067932 gene encoding serine palmitoyltransferase small subunit B, translated as MLDTAKNWLAYIYLQYEFSTCLYMFEPWERKAINTVVIAIIVLITFSSYMYLPSYTESLLNFLSSAPKQIDSHLQQPQIIPIIS; from the exons ATGTTAGACACAGCGAAAAATTGGTTGGCCTACATATATTTGCAGTACGAGTTCTCCACTTGTCTGTACATGTTTGAACCTTGGGAAAGGAAGGCAATCA ATACTGTTGTAATAGCGATTATCGTACTAATCACATTCTCCAGCTACATGTATTTACCAAGCTACACCGAATCGTTACTAAATTTCTTATCATCGGCCCCAAAACAAATAGATTCCCACTTGCAGCAACCACAAATCATTCCAATAATTAGTTAA
- the LOC119067938 gene encoding uncharacterized protein LOC119067938 yields the protein MVSCFPLLLVIPFLLLQSTTQIGLRRRYFNFEHVGACPAFPTNIGKLDKFVIDHPDKSQYYVDGEFTFFKNITAPVRFHIRSIRCSLSDNSKCIHNDGLQFGLCEHLNDKMALWTPFVATIDPKLMCPIKMGTYKIKNGTMDFSVIEAMPLNGWRYNLSFRFYELTKPKPTDILCIDFVVQISTLSNNPSRRRRKPALI from the exons ATGGTCAGTTGTTTTCCACTGCTTCTTGTGATACCATTTCTCTTACTCCAATCAACTACGCAAATTGGTTTG AGACGAAGATATTTCAACTTTGAACATGTTGGCGCTTGTCCGGCGTTCCCCACCAACATCGGCAAATTGGATAAGTTCGTAATCGATCATCCTGATAAAAGCCAATATTACGTCGATGGGgagtttacatttttcaagaaTATAACAGCACCAGTTCGGTTCCATATTCGTTCGATTCGATGCTCGCTTTCCGACAATTCGAAATGCATTCACAACGACGGATTGCAGTTTGGCTTGTGCGAACATTTAAACGACAAAATGGCGTTGTGGACTCCATTTGTGGCGACCATCGATCCGAAATTAATGTGTCCCATTAAAATG GGAACGTATAAGATAAAAAATGGAACGATGGACTTCTCAGTGATAGAAGCTATGCCATTGAACGGTTGGCGTTACAATCTCAGTTTTAGGTTCTATGAACTGACCAAACCGAAACCAACGGACATTCTTTGCATTGATTTTGTCGTTCAGATATCAACCTTGTCCAATAATCCTAGCCGAAGAAGAAGGAAACCTGCTCTGATTTAG
- the LOC119067923 gene encoding cystinosin homolog isoform X3 gives MTLTPQHENLIELNPSKIPISSTNQTIDAHYLISVKGVNPGLLDVIISTEPLSENFRNVFLKVTVALSPVILHVSIVLGWLYFVAWSASFYPQIIDNHQRKSVVGLNFDYLSFNIVGSALYTAFNMGLLWCPLIENEYFRRYPRGLNPVLINDVLFSLHALIATLFTAIQCAIYERALQRVSNIARAILAIFFVIVLSLLALAYCNVIHWLDFLYYCSYIKLTITLIKYIPQAVMNYRRKSTVGWSIGCIFLDIIGGVFSILQMVLNAHNHDDWVSIFGDPTKFGLGLFSICFDIFFIIQHYVLYRVPTPTLRENDSNLDRLLTEKA, from the exons ATGACGCTGACTCCTcaacatgaaaatttaatcgaattgAATCCGTCAAAAATTCCAATCTCATCGACAAATCAAACCATCGATGCACACTATCTGATTTCGGTAAAAGGAGTCAATCCAGGTTTGTTAGACGTAATAATATCAACCGAACCACTATCCGAAAA CTTCAGGAACGTATTCCTCAAGGTAACGGTTGCACTATCACCGGTCATTTTACACGTATCCATTGTACTCGGCTGGCTTTATTTTGTGGCCTGGTCGGCATCGTTCTATCCGCAAATCATTGATAATCATCAGCGGAAGAGTGTAGTTGGTCTGAACTTCGATTATTTATCGTTTAATATTGTCGGGTCGGCGCTGTATACTGCTTTTAACATGGGATTACTGTGGTGTCCATTAATTGAG AATGAATACTTTAGAAGATATCCGAGAGGCTTGAATCCTGTATTGATCAACGATGTTCTATTTTCGTTGCATGCATTAATTGCCACTCTATTCACCGCCATTCAATGTGCAATATATGAG AGGGCCCTGCAAAGAGTTTCTAACATTGCGAGAGCAATTTTGGCCATATTCTTCGTAATTGTTCTATCACTGCTGGCTCTTGCTTACTGCAATGTTATTCATTGGCTGGACTTTTTGTACTATTGCAGCTACATTAAATTGACAATAACACTCATCAAATACATTCCTCAG GCTGTTATGAATTATCGCAGAAAGAGTACAGTAGGATGGAGTATTGGATGCATTTTCTTAGACATTATCGGTGGTGTTTTCAGCATTCTGCAGATGGTATTGAATGCACACAATCATG acGATTGGGTATCAATATTCGGTGATCCAACGAAATTCGGTCTCGGCCTATTTTCCATCTGTTTCGacatattttttatcattcaACATTACGTTCTCTATCG CGTTCCCACGCCAACGCTACGAGAGAATGACTCAAATTTGGACAGACTTTTGACAGAGAAAGCTTGA
- the LOC119067930 gene encoding ADP-ribosylation factor-like protein 3: protein MGLLALLRKLRSAPEKEVRILLLGLDNAGKTTILKQLASEEVTQVTPTAGFNIKSVISDGFKLNVWDIGGQQKIRPYWKNYFENTDALVYVIDCSDRKRLLETGNELNELLIDEKLDQVPLLVFANKQDLSNVIKASEIAETIGLIKLKDRTWQVQACSAINGTGVKEGMDWVCKNIKKK, encoded by the exons ATG GGACTATTAGCTCTGCTTAGAAAATTACGTTCTGCTCCGGAGAAAGAAGTTCGAATCTTGCTGCTGGGTCTGGACAATGCGGGAAAAACGACGATACTCAAGCAATTAGCATCGGAAGAAGTGACCCAAGTTACACCAACGGCTGGATTCAATATAAAATCGGTTATATCCGACGGCTTTAAGCTAAATGTCTGGGACATTGGTGGTCAGCAGAAAATTCGACCgtattggaaaaattattttgaaaatacgGATGCGTTG GTGTATGTCATTGATTGTAGCGATCGGAAACGGCTGCTGGAAACCGGTAAcgaattgaatgaattgttGATTGATGAGAAATTGGATCAGGTTCCGCTACTAGTTTTTGCAAACAAGCAGGATCTCTCGAATGTCATCAAGGCGTCGGAAATTGCCGAGACTATTGGACTGATTAAGCTGAAAGATAGAACGTGGCAGGTTCAAGCATGTTCGGCAATTAATGGAACTGGTGTCAAG GAAGGGATGGACTGGGTGTGCAAAAATATCAAGAAGAAATAG
- the LOC119067929 gene encoding uridine diphosphate glucose pyrophosphatase NUDT14-like, translating to MENVTDVWYGPLPAGSPYVKPLRLHYVRNGVEKFWDLVDVQDSVCIIIYNKTTNKLVFVKQFRPAVYYGVIKEMGCKHDDKIELEKYPAKLGITLELCAGTVDKNLPLNEIAREEVLEECGFNVPVDRLETVMTHKSGVGASGANMTMFYCEVTEVDKVNSGGGVDDEIIDVIELSMDEVKEMVKQGAKNISPPACLLGILWFLHNKCPK from the exons atggAAAACGTTACAGATGTGTGGTACGGCCCATTACCGGCTGGTTCACCGTATGTCAAGCCACTGCGGTTGCACTATGTTCGAAATGGTGTCGAAAAGTTTTGGGATTTAGTTGATGTACAGGACAGTGTTTGCATcataatttacaataaaacgaCAAACAAACTAGTCTTCGTGAAGCAATTTCGACCAG CTGTGTACTATGGAGTCATCAAGGAAATGGGTTGCAAACACGACGACAAAATCGAATTAGAAAAGTATCCGGCTAAATTGGGAATTACTCTGGAACTGTGTGCAGGAACAGTCGACAAAAATTTGCCATTAAACGAAATTGCGAGGGAGGAGGTGTTGGAAGAGTGTGGCTTCAACGTACCGGTAGATAGATTAGAGACAGTGATGACCCACAA GTCTGGCGTTGGTGCGAGTGGTGCAAATATGACTATGTTCTATTGTGAAGTCACTGAAGTTGATAAAGTTAACAGTGGTGGAGGTGTCGATG ATGAGATCATCGACGTCATTGAACTGTCAATGGATGAGGTCAAAGAGATGGTCAAACAGGGGgccaaaaatattagtccacCCGCTTGTCTACTGGGTATACTGTGGTTTCTACATAACAAATGTCCGAAATGA
- the LOC119067926 gene encoding ultraviolet-B receptor UVR8 produces MIYFCGYNGFNQFKNCNELMVANMTEWKFDDTCDIQETTSIKFCSSWSVNVLALSNELLLSGCLKGIFGSIQKFTMPDNIKAVSCNDSFCLILLINGICCKISFDTLELRELNFIGVDESISSEENLPSKKQSTEVIEHIACGDTLSVAMTSANVVYNIPTRIFQFPKHVKVKKLSCGAEHALILTTNGDVYAWGSSSRGQLGLGQLDSEVAPTLIDGLAGVKITDISCGLWHSAAVSAFGDLYMWGWNLNGQLGKPVYKDVTINYQNGRTDMIRHKDVSVFASPEIVDLPKVTNSDDENDDNDYSLDHQLFVERVHCGSRHTVIETECNQMFGCGFNRYGQLGVNVEHNVDQNIVQFVGISHNVVKPFDVKCGSWCTILISGERNKI; encoded by the exons ATGATTTACTTTTGTGGTTACAATGgtttcaatcaattcaaaaattgtaacGAACTGATGGTAGCGAATATGACCG AATGGAAATTCGATGATACTTGTGATATCCAGGAAACAAcctcaataaaattttgctcTTCATGGTCTGTGAATGTCCTTGCACTGTCAAATGAACTATTGTTGTCGGGATGTTTAAAGGGGATTTTTGGCTCGATTCAAAAGTTCACAATGCCCGATAATATCAAAGCAGTATCGTGCAATGACTCGTTTTGCTTGATTCTTCTCATTAATGGAATTTGTTGCAAGATTTCATTCGACACATTGGAACTGCGCGAACTGAACTTTATTGGAGTGGATGAAAGTATTTCGAGTGAAGAAAATCTACCCAGCAAGAAACAGAGTACTGAAGTGATAGAGCACATTGCTTGCGGAGATACGCTTAGTGTGGCGATGACTAGCGCCAACGTGGTCTACAATATTCCGACACGAATCTTTCAATTTCCGAAACATGttaaagtcaaaaagttaTCTTGTGGAGCCGAACACGCTTTGATTTTGACAACAAATGGAGATGTTTATGCCTGGGGATCATCGTC ACGTGGCCAGTTGGGTCTCGGTCAACTCGATAGTGAAGTAGCACCGACTCTTATTGATGGACTAGCTGGAGTGAAG ATCACAGACATATCATGTGGTCTCTGGCACAGTGCGGCTGTCTCGGCTTTCGGCGATTTGTACATGTGGGGTTGGAATTTGAACGGACAGTTGGGGAAACCGGTCTACAAAGACGTCACAATCAATTACCAAAATGGTCGAACGGATATGATTCGCCATAAGGATGTGTCAGTATTTGCATCTCCAGAAATAGTTGATCTGCCCAAAGTCACAAATTCAGATGATGAAAACGATGACAATGACTATTCCCTGGACCATCAACTTTTTGTCGAACGAGTCCATTGTGGCAGTCGGCATACGGTTATCGAAACAGAATGCAACCAAATGTTCGGTTGTGGTTTCAATCGGTATGGACAGTTGGGTGTAAATGTTGAACACAATGTTGACCAAAACATAGTTCAGTTTGTTGGTATCAGTCATAATGTTGTAAAGCCGTTCGATGTTAAATGTGGAAGCTGGTGTACCATCCTGATTTCCGGcgagagaaataaaatttga
- the LOC119067923 gene encoding cystinosin homolog isoform X2 — MRTFIFWCTLSTLLATPSIASNTYVWPILSSQEITVIVNRTYDVNLGIFGIIDSPINMTLTPQHENLIELNPSKIPISSTNQTIDAHYLISVKGVNPGLLDVIISTEPLSENFRNVFLKVTVALSPVILHVSIVLGWLYFVAWSASFYPQIIDNHQRKSVVGLNFDYLSFNIVGSALYTAFNMGLLWCPLIENEYFRRYPRGLNPVLINDVLFSLHALIATLFTAIQCAIYERALQRVSNIARAILAIFFVIVLSLLALAYCNVIHWLDFLYYCSYIKLTITLIKYIPQAVMNYRRKSTVGWSIGCIFLDIIGGVFSILQMVLNAHNHDDWVSIFGDPTKFGLGLFSICFDIFFIIQHYVLYRVPTPTLRENDSNLDRLLTEKA; from the exons atgaggaCGTTTATATTTTGGTGCACTCTATCAACATTACTTG CTACCCCTTCAATTGCATCGAACACATACGTTTGGCCAATATTATCGTCACAAGAAATTACCGTCATTGTAAACAGAACCTACGATGTAAATTTAGGCATATT TGGAATTATAGACTCCCCGATAAACATGACGCTGACTCCTcaacatgaaaatttaatcgaattgAATCCGTCAAAAATTCCAATCTCATCGACAAATCAAACCATCGATGCACACTATCTGATTTCGGTAAAAGGAGTCAATCCAGGTTTGTTAGACGTAATAATATCAACCGAACCACTATCCGAAAA CTTCAGGAACGTATTCCTCAAGGTAACGGTTGCACTATCACCGGTCATTTTACACGTATCCATTGTACTCGGCTGGCTTTATTTTGTGGCCTGGTCGGCATCGTTCTATCCGCAAATCATTGATAATCATCAGCGGAAGAGTGTAGTTGGTCTGAACTTCGATTATTTATCGTTTAATATTGTCGGGTCGGCGCTGTATACTGCTTTTAACATGGGATTACTGTGGTGTCCATTAATTGAG AATGAATACTTTAGAAGATATCCGAGAGGCTTGAATCCTGTATTGATCAACGATGTTCTATTTTCGTTGCATGCATTAATTGCCACTCTATTCACCGCCATTCAATGTGCAATATATGAG AGGGCCCTGCAAAGAGTTTCTAACATTGCGAGAGCAATTTTGGCCATATTCTTCGTAATTGTTCTATCACTGCTGGCTCTTGCTTACTGCAATGTTATTCATTGGCTGGACTTTTTGTACTATTGCAGCTACATTAAATTGACAATAACACTCATCAAATACATTCCTCAG GCTGTTATGAATTATCGCAGAAAGAGTACAGTAGGATGGAGTATTGGATGCATTTTCTTAGACATTATCGGTGGTGTTTTCAGCATTCTGCAGATGGTATTGAATGCACACAATCATG acGATTGGGTATCAATATTCGGTGATCCAACGAAATTCGGTCTCGGCCTATTTTCCATCTGTTTCGacatattttttatcattcaACATTACGTTCTCTATCG CGTTCCCACGCCAACGCTACGAGAGAATGACTCAAATTTGGACAGACTTTTGACAGAGAAAGCTTGA
- the LOC119067923 gene encoding cystinosin homolog isoform X1 — translation MFKNNCFNCGQKFFTTKYLFKQFCLSISADKTFLNTDSTPSIASNTYVWPILSSQEITVIVNRTYDVNLGIFGIIDSPINMTLTPQHENLIELNPSKIPISSTNQTIDAHYLISVKGVNPGLLDVIISTEPLSENFRNVFLKVTVALSPVILHVSIVLGWLYFVAWSASFYPQIIDNHQRKSVVGLNFDYLSFNIVGSALYTAFNMGLLWCPLIENEYFRRYPRGLNPVLINDVLFSLHALIATLFTAIQCAIYERALQRVSNIARAILAIFFVIVLSLLALAYCNVIHWLDFLYYCSYIKLTITLIKYIPQAVMNYRRKSTVGWSIGCIFLDIIGGVFSILQMVLNAHNHDDWVSIFGDPTKFGLGLFSICFDIFFIIQHYVLYRVPTPTLRENDSNLDRLLTEKA, via the exons CTACCCCTTCAATTGCATCGAACACATACGTTTGGCCAATATTATCGTCACAAGAAATTACCGTCATTGTAAACAGAACCTACGATGTAAATTTAGGCATATT TGGAATTATAGACTCCCCGATAAACATGACGCTGACTCCTcaacatgaaaatttaatcgaattgAATCCGTCAAAAATTCCAATCTCATCGACAAATCAAACCATCGATGCACACTATCTGATTTCGGTAAAAGGAGTCAATCCAGGTTTGTTAGACGTAATAATATCAACCGAACCACTATCCGAAAA CTTCAGGAACGTATTCCTCAAGGTAACGGTTGCACTATCACCGGTCATTTTACACGTATCCATTGTACTCGGCTGGCTTTATTTTGTGGCCTGGTCGGCATCGTTCTATCCGCAAATCATTGATAATCATCAGCGGAAGAGTGTAGTTGGTCTGAACTTCGATTATTTATCGTTTAATATTGTCGGGTCGGCGCTGTATACTGCTTTTAACATGGGATTACTGTGGTGTCCATTAATTGAG AATGAATACTTTAGAAGATATCCGAGAGGCTTGAATCCTGTATTGATCAACGATGTTCTATTTTCGTTGCATGCATTAATTGCCACTCTATTCACCGCCATTCAATGTGCAATATATGAG AGGGCCCTGCAAAGAGTTTCTAACATTGCGAGAGCAATTTTGGCCATATTCTTCGTAATTGTTCTATCACTGCTGGCTCTTGCTTACTGCAATGTTATTCATTGGCTGGACTTTTTGTACTATTGCAGCTACATTAAATTGACAATAACACTCATCAAATACATTCCTCAG GCTGTTATGAATTATCGCAGAAAGAGTACAGTAGGATGGAGTATTGGATGCATTTTCTTAGACATTATCGGTGGTGTTTTCAGCATTCTGCAGATGGTATTGAATGCACACAATCATG acGATTGGGTATCAATATTCGGTGATCCAACGAAATTCGGTCTCGGCCTATTTTCCATCTGTTTCGacatattttttatcattcaACATTACGTTCTCTATCG CGTTCCCACGCCAACGCTACGAGAGAATGACTCAAATTTGGACAGACTTTTGACAGAGAAAGCTTGA